Proteins from a genomic interval of Sulfurospirillum oryzae:
- the acnB gene encoding bifunctional aconitate hydratase 2/2-methylisocitrate dehydratase produces MSFFQAYEAEVNERAKLGVPPLPLDAKKTAEVVELLKKEEGDQAFLKDLIANRVPPGVDEAAYVKAAFLNDVAQKKVTCKAITPVYAIELLGTMFGGYNVQPLVDALSSSDAAVARAACDALKSIVLVYGSFNDIETLAKTNAYAKEVLLSWANAEWFTTKPAIPEKITVAVLKVAGETNTDDLSPASEAFTRSDIPLHANAMLVKRLPGSIEKIKELIAKGYEVAYVGDVVGTGSSRKSGINSIQWFMGRDIPNVPNKKTGGLVIGTTIAPIFFNTAEDSGALPIEVNVEGLETGDIIDVYPLAGKIEKNGKVVATFKLAPNTLADEYRAGGRIPLIIGRGLTTKARASLGMGAENIFAKPEQPAEQKGVGYTLAQKMVGRACGVEGVRAGMYVEPQTLTVGSQDTTGPMTRDEIKELAALGFSADLVMQSFCHTAAYPKPSDVKLHHTLPAFITSRSGVSLRAGDGVIHSWLNRMVLPDSVGTGGDSHTRFPIGISFPAGSGLVAFAAVTGSMPLNMPESILVRFKGELQPGITLRDLVNAIPYYAIKKGMLTVPKKNKKNIFAGKILEIEGLPKLKVEQAFELSDASAERSAAACAVALDVEPIVEYLKSNITLLESMIKAGYADAKTLQRRADKMKAWIKEPNLLKADANAQYSEIIEINLNEIKEPILACPNDPDDVATLSEILADANRPKKIDEVFVGSCMTNIGHYRALGEVLQGEGKVPTTLWIAPPTKMDKEQLTAEGYYALFGAAGARIEIPGCSLCMGNQASVREGAVVFSTSTRNFDNRMGPNSKVYLGSAELAALCALLGRLPSVEEYMSLVPKKLAGKTDKVYKYLNFNLIENYQLGN; encoded by the coding sequence ATGAGTTTTTTCCAAGCGTATGAAGCAGAAGTGAATGAAAGAGCAAAGTTAGGTGTTCCTCCTTTACCTCTTGATGCTAAAAAAACAGCAGAGGTAGTCGAGCTTTTAAAGAAAGAAGAGGGCGATCAAGCCTTTTTAAAAGACTTAATTGCAAATCGTGTTCCACCAGGAGTGGATGAAGCCGCTTACGTAAAAGCAGCTTTTTTGAATGATGTGGCTCAAAAAAAAGTTACATGTAAAGCCATAACTCCCGTTTATGCGATAGAGCTTTTAGGTACTATGTTTGGTGGGTACAATGTTCAACCGCTTGTGGATGCTCTTAGCTCCTCAGATGCCGCTGTGGCTCGTGCAGCATGCGATGCACTGAAAAGTATCGTTCTTGTGTATGGCTCTTTCAACGATATTGAAACACTTGCAAAAACTAACGCTTATGCTAAAGAAGTTCTTCTTTCTTGGGCAAATGCTGAATGGTTTACGACAAAACCAGCTATTCCTGAAAAAATTACCGTAGCCGTTCTAAAAGTAGCGGGTGAAACCAATACCGATGACCTTAGTCCTGCAAGTGAAGCGTTTACAAGAAGTGACATTCCTCTTCATGCCAATGCTATGTTGGTTAAAAGACTTCCAGGTTCTATTGAGAAGATCAAGGAATTGATCGCAAAAGGATACGAAGTTGCTTATGTCGGTGATGTTGTAGGAACGGGAAGTAGCCGAAAATCAGGTATTAACTCGATTCAATGGTTTATGGGAAGAGACATCCCCAATGTTCCTAATAAAAAAACAGGTGGCTTGGTCATTGGAACGACCATCGCTCCAATTTTCTTTAACACAGCAGAAGATAGCGGTGCGCTTCCAATTGAAGTGAATGTTGAAGGCTTAGAAACAGGCGATATTATCGATGTTTATCCACTTGCGGGGAAAATTGAAAAAAATGGCAAAGTGGTGGCAACTTTCAAACTTGCTCCTAACACTTTAGCCGATGAATACCGTGCAGGTGGCAGAATTCCTCTTATCATTGGACGAGGTTTGACAACCAAAGCGAGAGCAAGCCTTGGTATGGGTGCTGAGAATATCTTTGCAAAACCAGAACAACCAGCAGAGCAAAAAGGTGTCGGTTATACGCTTGCTCAAAAAATGGTTGGGCGAGCTTGCGGTGTTGAGGGTGTACGTGCAGGTATGTATGTTGAGCCTCAAACATTAACTGTCGGTAGCCAAGATACAACAGGACCAATGACCAGAGATGAGATCAAAGAGCTTGCCGCTCTTGGCTTTAGTGCTGATCTTGTTATGCAAAGCTTCTGCCATACAGCCGCTTATCCAAAACCGAGCGATGTTAAACTTCATCACACTCTTCCAGCATTTATTACCTCACGTTCAGGTGTCAGTCTTAGAGCAGGGGATGGCGTTATTCACTCATGGTTAAACCGTATGGTGCTTCCTGATAGCGTTGGAACAGGTGGAGACAGTCATACACGTTTTCCTATTGGTATCTCTTTCCCAGCAGGTTCCGGATTGGTCGCTTTTGCTGCTGTTACGGGAAGTATGCCGCTTAATATGCCAGAATCTATTTTGGTACGCTTCAAAGGTGAATTACAACCTGGTATTACCCTTCGCGATCTTGTCAATGCGATTCCGTATTATGCGATTAAAAAAGGTATGTTGACCGTTCCTAAAAAGAATAAAAAAAATATTTTTGCAGGAAAAATCCTTGAGATCGAAGGACTACCAAAACTCAAAGTTGAACAAGCTTTTGAACTGAGCGACGCTTCGGCTGAGAGAAGTGCGGCAGCGTGTGCTGTAGCCTTAGATGTTGAGCCAATCGTTGAGTACCTTAAATCTAACATTACACTGCTTGAATCAATGATTAAAGCGGGCTATGCTGACGCTAAAACATTGCAACGTAGAGCAGATAAGATGAAAGCATGGATCAAAGAGCCTAACCTTCTTAAAGCAGATGCTAATGCACAGTATTCTGAAATCATTGAAATCAATCTTAATGAGATCAAAGAGCCGATTTTGGCATGCCCAAATGATCCTGACGATGTTGCAACACTAAGCGAAATCTTGGCTGATGCAAATCGTCCTAAGAAAATCGATGAAGTTTTTGTAGGAAGTTGTATGACAAACATTGGTCACTACAGAGCATTGGGTGAAGTCCTTCAAGGCGAAGGTAAAGTTCCAACCACACTTTGGATCGCACCTCCTACGAAGATGGATAAAGAGCAATTGACTGCTGAGGGTTATTATGCGCTCTTTGGCGCGGCAGGCGCTCGTATTGAAATTCCAGGCTGTTCACTCTGTATGGGTAATCAAGCAAGTGTTAGAGAAGGTGCTGTCGTCTTTTCAACATCGACCAGAAACTTTGACAACCGCATGGGACCAAACTCAAAAGTTTACCTTGGTAGTGCCGAGCTCGCTGCTCTTTGCGCACTTTTAGGGAGACTTCCAAGCGTGGAAGAGTATATGAGTTTAGTGCCTAAAAAACTTGCAGGTAAGACAGATAAAGTCTACAAATACCTCAATTTTAACCTCATAGAAAACTATCAACTCGGCAATTAA
- a CDS encoding FKBP-type peptidyl-prolyl cis-trans isomerase, which translates to MTIQKNCIVTLDYTVFDTENNLLDSGAQSLVYLHGGYGDIFEKIEKALEGKSVGESIHIQLSPKEAFGEYRQELVLIEDRSQFEDDLEVGQNVEMVFSEDDDDEIMLAYTVIDILEDRVILDANHPLAGVTIIFDGTVIGIREATSDEIEQRLLTQEESLFAMQN; encoded by the coding sequence TTGACTATACAAAAAAATTGTATTGTAACCCTCGACTACACTGTTTTCGACACTGAGAACAACCTTTTGGACAGTGGTGCTCAATCACTTGTCTATCTGCATGGCGGCTATGGCGATATATTTGAAAAAATTGAAAAAGCGTTAGAAGGCAAGAGTGTTGGAGAAAGCATTCACATTCAACTTTCCCCAAAAGAAGCCTTTGGTGAGTATAGACAAGAGTTAGTGCTCATTGAAGATCGTAGCCAGTTTGAAGATGATTTAGAAGTAGGGCAAAATGTTGAAATGGTCTTTAGTGAAGATGATGACGATGAAATTATGCTGGCTTATACGGTTATCGATATTTTAGAAGATCGCGTTATTTTAGATGCAAACCATCCTCTTGCTGGTGTAACAATCATTTTTGATGGAACCGTCATTGGTATAAGAGAAGCTACGAGTGATGAGATTGAGCAAAGACTCCTCACTCAAGAAGAGTCCTTATTTGCAATGCAAAATTAG
- the ppsA gene encoding phosphoenolpyruvate synthase — MRFIRFFNELHIGDIPLVGGKNASLGEMYQKLSTKGIKIPNGFATTSEAYHLLLKENGIKEKIEKLLEGLDISDTLSLQERGRAIRELILASTLPEQLIKELKSAYHMLSQEYSSENIDVAVRSSGTAEDLPDASFAGQQETFLNINTSEKLLECVKRCYASLFMDRAISYRTSRGFDHFKVALSVGVQKMVRSDMSSSGVIFTIDTESGSENLILINSIWGLGENVVSGKVNADEFFVFKPTLKKGLNTILKRSLGSKKEKMLYSDEAHTINVPTTEEEQKHFSISDTEVLILAHQALIIEEYYKRPMDIEWAKDGLDGKLYIVQARPETVQSKLQNNISIEKYALSSTKDLKLITSGRAVGDKIGSGEVKVIHNTSEFALFKEGNVLVADTTNPDWEPIMKKASAVVTNRGSRTCHAAIVAREIGVPAVVGCGNATEVLSNTQKVTVSCADGDEGHIYEGEIAFTCKTIDLSSLKHTKTKLMMNVGNPAEAFNLAKMPNDGVGLARMEFIMTHSINAHPMALVNMHKGSPVQDEEAIKAFMNPYTDAKEFFLQKISEGVGMIAAAFYPKPVIIRTSDFKSNEYRNMLGGLAYEAEEENPMIGFRGASRYYDESYKEAYALECEALKRVRDDMGLTNVIIMIPFVRTPEEGQKVIDIMNAQGLVQGINGLQIYAMCEIPANVIIADQFLKIFDGYSIGSNDLTQLVLGVDRESGQIAHIFNERNDAVTIMLKMAIAACKARGKYIGICGQAPSDYPEITEFLVKNGIDSISLNPDSLYKMHQVVENLEESLR; from the coding sequence ATGCGTTTTATTCGTTTCTTCAATGAACTTCATATCGGCGATATTCCCCTTGTTGGCGGCAAAAATGCTAGTTTGGGTGAAATGTACCAAAAGCTATCGACCAAAGGTATCAAAATCCCCAATGGTTTTGCGACAACCAGCGAGGCTTACCACCTGTTACTCAAAGAAAATGGCATTAAAGAAAAGATCGAAAAGCTTTTAGAAGGTTTAGATATTTCCGATACCCTTTCGCTTCAAGAACGTGGTCGTGCCATTCGTGAACTTATCTTGGCATCAACACTTCCTGAACAGCTTATCAAAGAGCTAAAAAGTGCTTACCACATGCTCTCTCAAGAATATAGCTCAGAAAACATCGACGTTGCCGTGCGCTCATCAGGAACTGCTGAAGATCTACCCGATGCTAGCTTTGCAGGACAACAAGAGACCTTTTTGAACATTAACACGTCAGAGAAGCTTTTAGAGTGTGTAAAGCGTTGCTACGCTTCGTTATTTATGGATCGTGCCATTAGTTATCGAACAAGTCGTGGATTTGACCATTTTAAAGTCGCTCTCTCAGTCGGTGTTCAAAAAATGGTGCGAAGTGATATGTCCAGCAGTGGTGTCATCTTTACCATCGACACTGAGAGTGGCTCTGAAAATCTCATCTTAATCAATTCTATCTGGGGACTGGGCGAAAATGTGGTAAGTGGCAAGGTTAATGCCGATGAGTTCTTCGTCTTTAAACCAACCCTTAAAAAAGGGCTCAATACCATTTTAAAACGTTCACTAGGCAGTAAAAAAGAGAAAATGCTTTATAGCGATGAAGCCCATACTATCAATGTGCCCACAACAGAAGAAGAGCAAAAACATTTTTCGATCAGTGATACAGAAGTGTTGATTTTAGCGCATCAAGCACTGATTATTGAAGAGTACTATAAACGTCCGATGGATATTGAGTGGGCAAAAGATGGCCTTGATGGCAAACTCTACATCGTCCAAGCACGTCCAGAGACGGTTCAAAGTAAACTCCAAAATAACATCTCCATCGAAAAATACGCCTTGAGTAGCACCAAAGATTTGAAGCTTATCACCTCTGGTCGTGCCGTCGGCGATAAAATAGGCAGTGGCGAAGTCAAAGTCATTCATAATACCTCAGAATTTGCTCTCTTTAAAGAAGGTAATGTTTTGGTTGCCGATACGACCAATCCTGATTGGGAACCTATCATGAAAAAGGCTTCAGCCGTTGTTACAAATCGAGGTAGCAGAACGTGTCATGCTGCTATTGTTGCGCGTGAAATCGGTGTGCCAGCAGTGGTTGGTTGTGGTAATGCGACTGAAGTACTGAGCAATACTCAAAAAGTAACCGTTAGTTGCGCTGATGGCGATGAAGGACACATATACGAGGGTGAAATTGCCTTTACATGTAAAACGATAGACCTCAGTTCTTTAAAGCATACAAAGACCAAACTGATGATGAATGTGGGCAATCCCGCTGAAGCGTTTAATCTTGCTAAAATGCCGAATGATGGTGTAGGGCTTGCACGGATGGAGTTCATAATGACGCATTCCATTAATGCTCATCCGATGGCACTCGTGAATATGCACAAGGGAAGCCCTGTGCAAGATGAAGAAGCTATTAAGGCTTTTATGAACCCTTACACCGATGCTAAAGAGTTTTTTCTTCAAAAGATCAGCGAAGGTGTTGGTATGATTGCCGCAGCATTTTACCCCAAACCTGTCATCATTCGTACCAGCGATTTTAAAAGCAACGAATACCGCAATATGCTTGGAGGTCTTGCTTACGAAGCCGAGGAAGAAAACCCTATGATAGGCTTCAGAGGTGCAAGCAGATACTATGATGAAAGTTATAAAGAGGCGTATGCGTTGGAATGTGAAGCGCTCAAACGCGTACGAGATGATATGGGGCTTACCAACGTCATCATTATGATTCCATTTGTTCGCACACCCGAAGAAGGGCAAAAAGTTATTGACATTATGAATGCTCAAGGCTTAGTGCAAGGCATTAATGGGCTACAAATTTATGCCATGTGCGAGATACCGGCCAATGTCATCATCGCCGATCAGTTTCTAAAAATCTTTGATGGTTATTCCATTGGCTCAAACGATCTTACACAGCTTGTTTTAGGTGTCGATAGGGAGAGCGGACAAATCGCTCATATTTTTAATGAGCGCAATGATGCAGTAACAATAATGCTTAAAATGGCAATAGCTGCGTGCAAAGCTAGAGGAAAATACATCGGTATTTGCGGGCAAGCACCTTCTGATTACCCTGAAATTACAGAGTTTTTAGTGAAAAATGGGATAGATTCGATCTCTCTCAACCCTGATTCACTCTATAAAATGCACCAAGTGGTTGAAAATTTGGAAGAGAGTTTACGCTAA